A region of Curvibacter sp. AEP1-3 DNA encodes the following proteins:
- a CDS encoding 3',5'-cyclic-nucleotide phosphodiesterase, giving the protein MKIRVLGCSGAIAKHCRTTSFLLDAKVLIDAGTGVGDLTLDEMQEIDHVFLTHSHLDHIAALPLMLDAVGARRNKPISLYGLQSTLDALKTHIFNDVIWPDFLKIPSAESPFLRLFPIEVGQQTLVDGLLVEALPAQHSVPALGYAVSNKGPCWVFTGDTGKCADLWSRVNQLKVGMLVIETAFSNKEMELALLSGHLAPDSMIAQLDHLRLDKDFPIFITHTKPAETELIMREIEQLNDSSSARRCYEIHWLDAGQEFLL; this is encoded by the coding sequence GTGAAAATACGTGTGCTGGGATGCTCGGGCGCTATTGCTAAGCACTGTAGAACCACCTCTTTTCTACTAGATGCTAAAGTGTTAATTGATGCTGGCACAGGAGTCGGAGATCTGACACTTGATGAGATGCAAGAGATTGATCATGTGTTTTTGACGCACTCTCATTTAGATCACATCGCAGCCTTGCCGTTAATGCTGGATGCTGTGGGTGCAAGACGAAACAAGCCGATATCTCTATATGGGCTGCAATCGACTTTAGATGCACTTAAGACCCACATTTTTAATGACGTGATCTGGCCTGACTTCTTGAAAATACCCAGTGCCGAGTCACCCTTTTTGAGGCTGTTCCCCATCGAAGTTGGACAACAGACGCTAGTGGATGGTTTGTTGGTCGAAGCATTACCTGCTCAACATTCAGTACCGGCACTCGGGTACGCCGTTTCAAATAAGGGGCCTTGCTGGGTATTTACCGGGGATACAGGCAAATGCGCGGATTTATGGTCGAGAGTCAACCAGCTCAAGGTCGGAATGCTGGTCATTGAGACAGCGTTCAGCAACAAAGAAATGGAACTTGCTTTGTTGAGCGGACATCTTGCACCCGACTCGATGATTGCGCAGCTTGATCATTTACGGCTCGATAAAGATTTTCCGATCTTCATCACACACACTAAACCAGCGGAAACAGAACTCATCATGAGAGAAATAGAACAGCTAAATGATTCGAGTTCAGCACGGCGGTGCTATGAAATCCACTGGCTTGATGCTGGACAGGAGTTTTTACTGTGA
- a CDS encoding Stp1/IreP family PP2C-type Ser/Thr phosphatase, with protein sequence MNYQFHAVTDPGRARDNNEDSVAFDEEALVAVLADGMGGYNAGEIASGMATAFIKSELSRWLIEAGALAQPKEIRRAMEICVDNANLAIYNSANANPAFAGMGTTLVLGVFKEGRLLVGHIGDSRCYRLRSNSLEQITKDHSLLQEQIDAGLITQDQAAVSPIKNLVTRALGVEQAVMLEVNEFSVEPGDLYLMCSDGLSDMVTDEVIARIAGEASGLDQIAGHLVSAANENGGKDNISVLMIAVNEAAEKKGFIARLLGK encoded by the coding sequence ATGAATTATCAATTTCATGCGGTAACCGACCCAGGTCGTGCCCGCGATAACAATGAAGATTCCGTTGCGTTTGACGAGGAGGCACTGGTGGCAGTGCTGGCCGATGGAATGGGTGGTTACAACGCCGGTGAGATTGCCAGTGGCATGGCCACCGCATTTATCAAGTCGGAGTTGAGTCGCTGGTTGATTGAAGCGGGCGCGCTAGCTCAACCCAAGGAAATCCGCCGAGCCATGGAGATATGCGTTGATAACGCAAATTTGGCGATTTACAACTCGGCAAACGCCAACCCAGCTTTTGCAGGCATGGGGACCACTCTTGTTTTAGGTGTATTCAAAGAGGGGCGATTGCTGGTAGGGCATATCGGGGATTCCAGGTGCTACAGACTACGTTCAAATTCTTTAGAGCAAATCACCAAGGATCATTCGCTCTTGCAAGAGCAAATTGATGCTGGGCTGATCACTCAGGATCAAGCTGCTGTGTCGCCGATCAAGAACCTAGTCACGAGGGCTTTAGGGGTTGAGCAGGCGGTCATGCTGGAAGTCAATGAGTTCAGTGTGGAGCCGGGTGATTTGTATCTAATGTGCTCAGACGGCTTGTCAGATATGGTGACTGACGAAGTAATCGCTAGAATTGCTGGCGAGGCGTCAGGGCTGGATCAGATTGCGGGACACCTTGTTTCTGCTGCCAATGAAAACGGTGGCAAAGACAATATCTCTGTTCTGATGATTGCCGTGAATGAAGCAGCCGAGAAAAAAGGCTTTATCGCCAGGTTGCTAGGGAAGTAA
- the sucD gene encoding succinate--CoA ligase subunit alpha: MSIFINKDTKVITQGITGKTGQFHTEKCQEYANGKNCFVAGVNPKKAGESIFNIPIYASVKDAAAETGATVSVIYVPPAGAAAAIWEAVEADLDLAICITEGIPVKDMLEVRNKMKAKEAAGGKKTLLLGPNCPGLITPDEIKIGIMPGHIHRKGRIGVVSRSGTLTYEAVAQLTEIGLGQSSAVGIGGDPINGLKHIDVMKAFNDDPDTDAVIMIGEIGGPDEAEAARWCKLNMKKPVVGFIAGVTAPPGKRMGHAGALISGGADTADAKLAVMEECGFKVTRNPSEMAKLLKALL; encoded by the coding sequence ATGTCGATCTTTATCAATAAAGACACCAAGGTCATCACCCAAGGCATTACCGGCAAGACAGGCCAGTTCCACACTGAAAAGTGCCAGGAATACGCAAACGGCAAAAACTGCTTTGTAGCGGGCGTGAACCCCAAGAAGGCTGGCGAGTCCATCTTCAATATCCCGATCTACGCATCCGTCAAAGACGCAGCTGCAGAAACCGGCGCTACAGTGTCCGTGATCTATGTGCCGCCAGCCGGCGCTGCGGCTGCTATCTGGGAAGCTGTAGAGGCAGACTTGGATCTGGCGATTTGCATTACTGAAGGCATTCCTGTCAAGGACATGCTGGAAGTGCGCAACAAGATGAAGGCTAAGGAAGCCGCTGGTGGCAAGAAGACCCTGCTGTTGGGACCCAACTGCCCCGGTCTGATTACTCCCGATGAAATCAAGATCGGCATCATGCCCGGTCACATTCACCGCAAAGGCCGTATTGGCGTTGTATCCCGTTCCGGTACGCTGACTTACGAAGCAGTTGCTCAGTTGACTGAAATCGGTCTGGGCCAGTCTTCTGCAGTGGGTATCGGTGGCGACCCGATCAACGGTTTGAAGCACATTGATGTAATGAAAGCATTCAACGATGATCCGGATACCGATGCGGTCATCATGATCGGCGAAATCGGCGGACCCGATGAAGCTGAAGCTGCGCGCTGGTGCAAGCTGAACATGAAGAAGCCTGTGGTTGGCTTCATTGCCGGCGTGACCGCTCCTCCCGGAAAGCGCATGGGCCATGCAGGCGCTTTGATTTCCGGCGGTGCTGACACTGCGGATGCCAAGTTGGCTGTGATGGAAGAGTGTGGTTTCAAAGTGACCCGTAACCCATCTGAAATGGCGAAGTTGTTGAAGGCTTTGCTCTAA
- a CDS encoding CHASE2 domain-containing serine/threonine-protein kinase codes for MAGKKAKNSEFWRTDWFAGLFLILIATVVYTATDFAGGLERRFYDFASTASNRQPSDRIAIIAIDDQSVSNLGRWPWPRTYQANLIDLLAQAKAKTVVQTIFFFEPQKDPGLVYIQKLKDLVGNSDPALGNNEAIARTFSEAEAALDTDTALAKSLHNAGNVVLPSVFTLGEPQGKADSPLPPFVLSQSLDEVSGFSLPAVRGQYPIDSLGKEAAAVGHLNQFNDQDGAVRTEPLLVNYFGKAVPSIALLAAMKSLNLTPADIRLNEGDSVQLGRLKIKTDSSAMMSPQFYRDRDGRPAFQVDSFYDVVSGKIPLGKYTDKIVIIGATAAGVGVQFPVPGHSALSPAETIAHITSSILSEHFIVQPVWGVWVILVSMLVVAVYVVWGLPKLSAGAAALMTVGLFLVLVLAEYGLLAGASISLQLLLPALVLITGHVGLTTKRFLVTEAGKAKSDEESAETNRMMGLALQGQGQLDMAFDRFRRVPASEAVLGNLYSLALDFERKRQFNKAHSVYEHIAATDVNFKDVQQKLNRAKHLSETVILGGGSHPGGTILLDGASMEKPMLGRYQVEKELGKGAMGVVYQGKDPKIGRVVAIKTMALSEEFSGDDLVDARERFFREAETAGRLQHQNIVTIFDAGEEHDLAYIAMEFLKGSDLAEHTKPGNLMPVSTVVSVVSRVAQALDYAHRQQVVHRDIKPANIMYERDTDTVKVTDFGIARITDSSKTKTGLVLGTPSFMSPEQLAGKKVDGRSDLYSLGVMLYQLLTGVLPFRGESMAELMYKIANEEAADVRIHRSDLAEALAIVVNKAMAKQPERRYQTGGAFSDDLLRCMPEFESVTFTTTSKQDPSAAFEKTDAFQRSDTQSATSFEATQISRGPDIEI; via the coding sequence GTGGCTGGGAAAAAGGCAAAGAACTCGGAATTCTGGCGAACGGATTGGTTTGCAGGGCTTTTTCTCATTCTGATTGCCACTGTCGTTTACACGGCCACGGACTTTGCCGGTGGCTTGGAGCGCCGGTTCTATGACTTCGCCAGTACGGCCAGCAACCGACAGCCCTCGGACCGTATTGCCATCATTGCCATCGATGACCAGAGCGTGTCCAATCTGGGCCGGTGGCCGTGGCCCCGCACCTACCAGGCAAATTTGATCGATTTGCTTGCACAAGCCAAAGCCAAGACAGTAGTTCAAACCATTTTTTTCTTTGAGCCCCAAAAAGACCCGGGCCTGGTTTACATCCAGAAGCTCAAAGACTTGGTCGGTAATTCTGATCCCGCCCTAGGCAACAACGAAGCGATCGCACGAACTTTTTCGGAAGCTGAGGCAGCGCTGGACACTGACACGGCGCTGGCTAAAAGTCTGCATAACGCAGGCAATGTTGTATTGCCCTCCGTGTTCACCCTTGGGGAGCCTCAAGGGAAAGCAGATAGTCCCTTGCCTCCTTTTGTGTTGTCTCAATCCTTGGATGAGGTTTCTGGTTTCTCTCTGCCGGCAGTGCGCGGTCAGTATCCCATCGATTCACTAGGCAAAGAAGCCGCTGCGGTGGGGCATTTGAACCAATTCAACGATCAGGACGGAGCTGTACGCACAGAGCCTTTGCTGGTGAACTACTTCGGTAAAGCGGTTCCATCGATTGCGCTGCTCGCAGCGATGAAGAGCTTGAATTTGACGCCGGCCGACATCCGCCTGAACGAAGGTGATTCCGTGCAGCTTGGACGTTTGAAGATCAAGACAGACAGCTCGGCCATGATGTCTCCCCAGTTCTACAGGGACCGTGACGGTCGTCCGGCATTTCAGGTGGACTCTTTCTACGATGTAGTCAGCGGGAAGATTCCGCTTGGCAAGTACACCGACAAAATTGTGATCATTGGAGCGACTGCAGCAGGAGTAGGTGTTCAGTTTCCTGTTCCCGGGCATTCTGCCTTGTCGCCTGCGGAAACTATTGCGCACATCACATCGAGCATCCTGAGCGAGCACTTTATTGTCCAGCCGGTTTGGGGTGTTTGGGTGATTCTCGTCTCGATGTTAGTGGTGGCTGTGTATGTGGTTTGGGGCCTGCCGAAGCTTTCTGCTGGAGCAGCAGCGCTGATGACGGTTGGCCTTTTCTTGGTGTTGGTTCTCGCAGAATACGGCTTGCTGGCTGGGGCATCCATCTCGCTCCAGTTACTGTTGCCGGCACTCGTGCTGATAACGGGGCACGTGGGACTAACCACCAAGCGCTTTCTGGTGACAGAGGCGGGCAAGGCGAAGTCAGACGAAGAGTCTGCAGAGACAAACCGCATGATGGGCCTTGCACTCCAAGGACAAGGTCAATTGGACATGGCCTTTGATCGTTTCCGGCGCGTGCCTGCCAGTGAAGCGGTTTTGGGCAATCTCTACAGCCTTGCGCTCGACTTTGAGCGAAAACGTCAATTCAACAAAGCGCACTCGGTGTACGAACACATCGCTGCGACAGATGTGAACTTCAAAGACGTGCAGCAAAAGTTGAATCGTGCAAAGCACCTCTCAGAAACGGTCATTCTGGGCGGTGGCAGTCACCCCGGCGGTACCATACTGTTGGATGGCGCGTCCATGGAAAAGCCCATGCTGGGCCGCTATCAGGTGGAGAAAGAGTTGGGCAAAGGCGCAATGGGCGTTGTCTATCAAGGGAAAGACCCCAAAATCGGTCGGGTAGTCGCTATCAAGACGATGGCCCTGAGCGAGGAGTTTTCCGGAGATGATCTGGTGGATGCTCGCGAACGGTTCTTCCGTGAGGCAGAAACGGCCGGGCGTTTACAGCATCAGAACATTGTCACGATCTTCGATGCAGGTGAAGAGCATGACCTCGCTTATATCGCAATGGAGTTCCTCAAAGGCAGCGATTTGGCTGAACACACCAAACCGGGCAATTTGATGCCTGTATCCACGGTAGTCAGCGTGGTGAGTCGAGTCGCTCAGGCGCTTGACTACGCGCACCGTCAACAAGTCGTGCATCGTGACATCAAGCCCGCGAACATCATGTATGAGCGCGATACTGATACGGTCAAGGTAACGGACTTTGGTATCGCAAGAATCACAGACAGCAGTAAAACGAAGACTGGACTGGTCCTCGGAACTCCCAGCTTTATGTCGCCAGAGCAATTGGCGGGAAAAAAGGTGGATGGTCGGTCTGACCTTTATTCATTGGGGGTCATGCTGTATCAATTGCTGACAGGTGTGTTGCCATTTCGTGGTGAATCCATGGCGGAGTTGATGTACAAAATTGCCAACGAAGAAGCTGCGGATGTCCGCATTCATCGTTCTGACTTGGCAGAGGCACTCGCTATTGTGGTGAACAAAGCCATGGCCAAGCAGCCGGAGCGCCGATACCAAACTGGTGGAGCTTTTTCCGATGATCTCCTGCGTTGCATGCCAGAATTTGAGTCTGTAACTTTCACCACAACGAGCAAACAGGATCCGTCTGCCGCATTTGAGAAGACGGATGCATTTCAGAGATCAGATACGCAAAGCGCAACTTCATTCGAGGCCACGCAAATTTCCCGCGGTCCTGACATAGAAATATAA
- a CDS encoding CHASE2 domain-containing protein, with product MNGIKRHWQRIAVTLIPLIFALLHAVGVLQLSVLQRLDDIIYDTRLRATMPKSMDERIVIVDIDEKSLASVGRWPWGRNKLADLVNKLFTEHKIAILGVDVVFAEPDDSSGLQHLKELANSELSDQPVFLAKLQELSPRLDYDGVFASALAGKPIVLGYFFTNDPQGRSSGVLPFPVFLEEALAGRTLEAPEWTAYGSNISSLAAAAPMAGHFNSFTDPDGVVRSVPLVAHYKNAYFESLSLAMFRAIVGMPRITPSYSKETFLPKAFQGVDKMLLVQGDKTLGIPVDRRGGALIPFRGAGNAQGGSFQYVSAADVLENRVATGKLKDKIVLLGTTALGLFDMRVTPVGEAYPGVETHANMLSALLDGHVLVKPDYAMGYELVVLVVSGLVLAIGLPLLSALRAVILSTGVLVCLLLMNLWLYLGYGLVLPLAGALAMTVTAFALNMSYGYFVESRSKRDLANLFGTYVPPELVDEMVQDPDSYSMKAMNREMTVMFCDMRGFTNMSEAMEPLQLQQMLTGVFSRLTSVIRANRGTIDKYMGDCVMAFWGAPVESEDHAQLAVKASIEILQVVREINQEHHLAGLPQIGIGIGINTGSMCVGDMGSDIRRSYTVIGDAVNLGSRLESLSKVYGVDIVASEITKKNTTGIIWQELDKVRVKGKEQAVKIWSPLSNDVQVSSSLSDEVKLWTQFLKMYRSQLWDQADVALLNVSRLSPNKFLYRLYAERVASMRYLPYDSEWDGATNFETK from the coding sequence GTGAACGGAATAAAAAGACATTGGCAGCGAATCGCGGTCACACTCATTCCGCTGATCTTTGCATTACTTCATGCCGTTGGAGTGCTGCAGCTAAGCGTGTTGCAACGACTCGATGACATCATTTACGACACCCGTCTTCGAGCGACGATGCCAAAGTCGATGGACGAGCGCATCGTCATTGTTGATATTGATGAAAAAAGTCTTGCATCAGTAGGTCGCTGGCCTTGGGGAAGAAATAAGCTGGCCGACTTGGTCAATAAGCTGTTCACCGAACACAAAATTGCCATCTTGGGCGTCGATGTGGTCTTTGCAGAACCAGACGACAGTTCCGGTCTTCAACATTTGAAAGAGCTAGCCAACAGCGAACTCAGTGATCAACCTGTCTTTCTGGCAAAGTTACAGGAGTTAAGTCCACGCCTTGATTATGACGGCGTATTTGCCAGTGCTTTAGCGGGAAAACCCATTGTCTTGGGATATTTCTTCACCAATGACCCGCAAGGGCGTTCGAGTGGCGTTTTGCCTTTCCCAGTTTTCCTTGAGGAAGCCCTTGCGGGGCGTACTTTGGAAGCACCGGAATGGACTGCTTACGGCTCCAATATATCGAGCTTGGCAGCTGCAGCCCCAATGGCTGGGCATTTCAATTCATTCACAGATCCGGACGGAGTGGTGCGGTCTGTACCTTTAGTCGCCCATTACAAGAACGCATATTTCGAGTCTCTGTCCCTGGCTATGTTTCGGGCGATCGTAGGAATGCCGAGGATTACCCCTTCGTACTCCAAAGAGACATTTCTTCCCAAGGCATTTCAGGGCGTGGACAAAATGTTGCTGGTACAAGGGGACAAAACCCTTGGAATACCGGTAGACAGACGTGGTGGTGCACTTATTCCATTTCGTGGAGCCGGAAATGCCCAAGGAGGATCCTTTCAATATGTGTCTGCTGCTGATGTTCTAGAAAACCGGGTCGCGACGGGGAAGTTAAAAGACAAAATCGTTTTGCTGGGGACTACGGCATTGGGATTGTTTGACATGCGAGTCACGCCGGTGGGGGAGGCCTATCCCGGGGTTGAGACGCACGCAAATATGCTCTCTGCACTTCTGGATGGCCACGTACTAGTAAAACCTGACTATGCCATGGGCTACGAATTGGTTGTTTTGGTTGTTTCTGGTCTCGTTTTGGCGATTGGTCTCCCTTTACTTTCGGCACTGAGAGCCGTCATTTTGAGCACAGGCGTACTCGTTTGCCTATTGCTCATGAATCTATGGCTCTATCTCGGATACGGACTTGTATTGCCATTGGCGGGCGCTTTAGCAATGACAGTAACCGCTTTTGCATTGAATATGAGTTACGGTTACTTTGTGGAAAGTCGATCCAAGCGGGACCTCGCTAATCTGTTCGGAACGTATGTTCCGCCTGAACTGGTGGACGAGATGGTTCAGGACCCGGACAGCTATAGCATGAAGGCCATGAATCGTGAAATGACCGTCATGTTTTGTGACATGCGTGGTTTCACGAACATGTCTGAAGCCATGGAGCCATTGCAGTTGCAGCAGATGCTGACGGGAGTATTTAGCCGACTAACGTCTGTGATCCGGGCCAATCGGGGCACTATTGATAAATACATGGGTGATTGTGTGATGGCTTTTTGGGGCGCCCCAGTCGAATCTGAGGATCATGCTCAGCTAGCCGTAAAGGCATCTATTGAAATACTACAGGTCGTACGTGAAATTAACCAAGAGCATCATCTGGCGGGGCTTCCTCAGATCGGCATTGGAATTGGAATAAATACGGGCTCTATGTGTGTTGGAGACATGGGATCCGATATACGACGAAGCTACACCGTAATCGGAGATGCTGTGAATCTAGGTTCGCGCCTCGAATCACTTTCAAAAGTATATGGTGTCGACATAGTTGCGAGTGAGATTACCAAAAAAAATACGACCGGAATAATTTGGCAGGAACTAGACAAAGTCAGAGTTAAGGGGAAAGAGCAAGCGGTAAAGATTTGGAGCCCGTTAAGTAATGATGTTCAGGTATCTTCATCCTTATCAGATGAAGTGAAGCTTTGGACACAATTCTTAAAGATGTATCGAAGTCAGCTCTGGGATCAGGCGGATGTGGCATTGTTGAATGTAAGCCGTCTCAGTCCAAACAAGTTTCTATATCGACTCTACGCGGAACGAGTGGCTTCAATGCGGTATCTGCCGTATGACTCCGAGTGGGATGGGGCAACAAATTTTGAAACTAAGTGA
- a CDS encoding TerC family protein, with product MEILQHADFWIGLIKIVWINIILSGDNAVVIALAARSLPAEQQKKAVLFGSGAAVVLRIALTVVAAKLMQISFLQIVGGLLLLWIGVQLLTEGDDEDHADGAKGGLMAAVRTILIADLVMSLDNVIAVAAAAQGSMVLLILGLAISIPLVIFGSTLMIKLMERFPVIVTFGAALIGWVAGETIVSDTALKGALESYSWLHWGAAIAGALFVLGAGKVLNRPKLEVTH from the coding sequence ATGGAAATACTGCAACACGCTGACTTTTGGATCGGTCTGATCAAGATCGTTTGGATCAACATTATTTTGTCCGGGGACAACGCCGTTGTGATTGCTTTGGCAGCCAGGTCTCTGCCTGCGGAACAACAAAAGAAAGCGGTGCTTTTTGGCTCCGGCGCAGCCGTCGTGTTGCGGATCGCATTGACGGTGGTGGCTGCAAAGTTGATGCAGATCTCTTTCCTGCAGATCGTTGGAGGCCTTTTGCTGCTGTGGATTGGCGTTCAGCTTTTGACTGAGGGCGACGATGAAGACCACGCTGACGGTGCAAAAGGCGGCCTGATGGCAGCAGTACGGACCATTTTGATTGCTGATCTCGTGATGAGTCTGGATAACGTAATCGCGGTCGCCGCCGCAGCGCAAGGCAGCATGGTCTTGCTGATCTTGGGCTTGGCCATCAGTATCCCCTTGGTAATTTTCGGCAGCACATTGATGATCAAGTTGATGGAGCGCTTCCCGGTCATCGTCACCTTCGGTGCTGCATTGATCGGCTGGGTCGCCGGCGAGACCATCGTGAGCGACACGGCCCTGAAGGGTGCGCTGGAGTCTTATTCCTGGTTGCATTGGGGGGCTGCAATAGCTGGAGCCCTATTTGTGCTGGGTGCGGGTAAGGTTTTGAACCGTCCCAAGCTTGAAGTGACGCACTAA
- a CDS encoding FHA domain-containing protein: protein MPKMIVSIDEVVIKEVQITKDRTTLGRRPYNDIVIDNLAVSGEHAVILMAGVDIFLEDLNSTNGTYVNGKAVKKQQLRHGDGIEIGKYKIKFMADGVADNFDKTMVVQARPAVTAAQPLNSGFSTVAGDSQGHGAFHAAIKVLSGAASGREVPLTKVVTTIGKPGVAVAAITRRQQGFVVHHVEGAGNPTLNGAPIGADPVPLKNGDLVELAGTQMQFVQH from the coding sequence ATGCCGAAAATGATCGTGTCGATCGATGAGGTCGTGATCAAAGAAGTGCAAATCACCAAAGACCGTACAACTTTGGGACGCAGGCCTTACAACGATATCGTGATTGATAACTTGGCTGTCAGTGGCGAGCATGCCGTCATCCTGATGGCTGGGGTAGACATTTTTCTGGAAGATCTCAACAGTACCAACGGTACCTACGTAAATGGGAAGGCTGTTAAAAAACAGCAACTGCGCCATGGCGACGGGATCGAGATTGGCAAGTACAAGATCAAGTTCATGGCCGATGGCGTGGCGGACAATTTTGATAAAACCATGGTGGTTCAGGCAAGACCTGCTGTCACTGCTGCGCAGCCATTGAATTCCGGTTTCTCTACAGTTGCAGGCGACTCACAAGGTCATGGTGCATTTCATGCTGCGATCAAAGTGCTTTCTGGCGCTGCCTCAGGCCGTGAAGTACCGTTGACCAAGGTAGTTACTACGATTGGCAAACCGGGTGTTGCTGTCGCTGCGATTACACGCAGACAGCAGGGCTTCGTTGTACATCATGTGGAGGGTGCGGGTAATCCCACTTTGAATGGCGCTCCCATCGGGGCGGATCCTGTGCCGCTCAAAAATGGAGATTTGGTGGAGTTGGCGGGCACGCAAATGCAGTTTGTTCAGCACTGA
- the sucC gene encoding ADP-forming succinate--CoA ligase subunit beta — MKIHEYQGKEILRQFGVPVPRGIPAFTVQEAVEAAQKLGGPVWVVKAQIHAGGRGKGGGVKVAKSIDDVKRLASEILGMQLKTHQTGPEGQKVRRLYIEDGADIKNELYVSLVTDRATQKVALIASSEGGMDIEEVAHSTPEKIITEMIDPLTGITTEQSKKVAAAIGLTGASVDQAVDIFAKLYKCYMDTDASLVEINPLNCDSKGNVIALDAKFNFDSNALFRHPEIVAYRDLDEEDAAEVEASKFDLAYISLDGNIGCLVNGAGLAMATMDTIKLFGAEPANFLDVGGGATPEKVTEAFKIMLKNDKVKAILVNIFGGIMKCDTIATGVITACKAVNLSVPLVVRMKGTNEELGKKMLAESGLPIISADSMAEAAQKVVAAVKG; from the coding sequence ATGAAGATTCACGAGTACCAAGGCAAGGAAATCTTGCGCCAATTCGGTGTGCCGGTGCCCCGCGGCATTCCGGCCTTTACAGTGCAAGAAGCGGTGGAAGCCGCTCAGAAACTCGGCGGCCCAGTGTGGGTTGTCAAGGCACAAATCCACGCAGGTGGTCGCGGCAAAGGCGGCGGCGTGAAAGTTGCCAAATCGATTGACGACGTCAAGCGCCTGGCTTCGGAAATCCTGGGCATGCAGCTCAAGACTCACCAGACCGGCCCCGAAGGTCAAAAGGTCCGTCGCCTGTACATCGAAGACGGCGCCGACATCAAAAACGAACTCTACGTTTCCCTGGTAACAGACCGCGCGACACAAAAGGTTGCCTTGATCGCGTCCAGCGAAGGCGGCATGGATATCGAAGAAGTGGCCCATTCCACTCCCGAGAAGATCATCACCGAAATGATCGATCCCCTGACCGGCATTACCACTGAGCAAAGCAAAAAGGTCGCTGCAGCTATCGGATTGACTGGTGCCTCCGTGGATCAGGCAGTGGACATTTTCGCCAAGCTGTACAAGTGCTACATGGACACCGATGCGTCCCTGGTGGAAATCAACCCCCTGAACTGCGACAGCAAGGGCAATGTGATCGCCCTGGACGCGAAGTTCAACTTCGATTCCAACGCCTTGTTCCGTCACCCTGAAATCGTGGCTTACCGCGACTTGGACGAAGAAGACGCAGCCGAAGTGGAAGCCTCCAAGTTCGACCTCGCTTACATCAGCCTCGACGGCAACATTGGCTGCTTGGTGAACGGCGCTGGCTTGGCCATGGCGACCATGGACACCATCAAGTTGTTCGGCGCTGAGCCTGCCAACTTCCTGGACGTGGGTGGCGGTGCCACCCCCGAGAAGGTCACCGAAGCCTTCAAGATCATGTTGAAGAACGACAAGGTCAAGGCCATCTTGGTCAACATCTTTGGCGGCATCATGAAGTGCGACACCATTGCCACTGGCGTGATCACCGCTTGTAAGGCCGTGAACCTGTCCGTGCCCCTCGTTGTTCGCATGAAGGGTACGAACGAAGAGCTGGGCAAGAAAATGCTGGCCGAGTCTGGCCTGCCCATCATCAGCGCCGACAGCATGGCTGAAGCGGCTCAAAAAGTTGTCGCAGCAGTGAAAGGCTAA